In Pleuronectes platessa chromosome 8, fPlePla1.1, whole genome shotgun sequence, the genomic stretch CCCAGAACGCACACGTCTTCCAGGAGCTGTTTGTGGAGCTGCGCAGATATTACTCTGGTTAGTTCAGCGTTATAATCCaactcagctgctgtttgaacaTGAACTCAAATTATGATTTTATGTGTTTAGATGGTCTTTGCAATGTGGTTCcacacaaatcaataaaatgagGGGCCTCCTGGTGGTTTGGTGCTCGAGGATGCATGTCCATGATTCCAGCTGGGGACCTCGTTTTTGCATATCTCCTCTTTCCATATGTTTTGTCAGGCTCCACTCGAAGCAAAATGCCAAAAACGGTCCGAACTAGAAAGGCACTCATTAGAGCACATAGGCACTGCCACGGCCCAACAGTCACCTCAAATTCAACCATGCTTCACTGAATGTCACACGCTCAAAGATATCACTCCCCTAAATACACCTTTTCATCAAGTActgtgaattattctctgtgaaattgGGGAAAACGTGGCCAATTTTACAATAAGTGACAATGTATTTCCTAATCTGGCctaacatttaatgggttcttccatgTTTCATACTACCAGCTTTCAGGTTTCATATAaatcggttcagtagtttttttgcttaatcctgctaaaagactgagaaataaaaagacagacaaatgaaaagcaatggaaacacaacctccttagCACAGGTAATGAAATGAGCTCTGGACATTTCTGGAACGTGTTGAAACCCAGGGTAATCCTTCCATTAACTTTCATCAGAAACTCCCTGAATTAGTGTGATGCAATACACATCTTCTATATTGTACTGAATTAAGTTTAAATTATAGGagaatcaagatccatgaattattctctgagaaatccagaatttttttgaaaaacagcGTTTcttacaatgttaaagacagtgaGGCTTCCTCCCTCATCAGGCTCCACCAGGCTTCATGATAATCCGTCTGGTAGATATTAGGAAATCCTACTTACTAGCTTACAGGCAGACAGGgggtgaaaacagaacctctttggtagatgtaaaaaaaaaaaaaaacatttcagaggATATTTATACAGAGAAGCAACCTGGGTCGTGTACAACTCTGTTTTCCCACTTCATGCTCCTCTAACAGTATCATGACTGGATAAATgcaaagaaatattttttcttgagATCTGGTCAGAAAAGGAGCTTGAACGATTCATCATTGCACCAGCAGTTTAGGGGGGTCTTATCAGTCCATGCTCACATTGTGGTGAATCCACAGCACTGTGGAGGCAGTGGTGTTCTTTGACGAGCACTGAGATGCCAAGAAGAACTGGAGAAAACGTAATGAAATCCCACGGATGCCAGGATGTTTCTATTTCGGCTCCGAGTGGCTCTGTTCTGGCATGACAGCCGCTCGCTGGCGAGTCTGTCTGCAGGCTGTCGCTGCTTAGTCAACCTGTCTTTGTCTGCCAAGCAGCATGGACGCCTAATTTGAGGCTGTATAGTAGACTTCAGATTGGAGAGTTGCACATTCAGAACCTGTCTGCCAGTTGTCAAATCACCCGAAAGCAAACAAAATAGTGCAGCACACACAATTTATCATGTCTTATTATTAACatgtcattgtgttgtgtttattggACTGTATAGACACCAGTGCTGGTTTGATTACAGTGTTTTGCACCAGCAGCTGTGTCCAATATTCTAACTTGAACCATGTGTGAGACCAACCCTGAAAAACACAAGTtaatgtgtctcatctgtctgttagcaggactacataaaaactactgaacggATTTTCTTGTAACTGGGTGGAAGCGTGTTTGGGCCAAGGAAGAACCTATTCACTTTTTTTCTATTAGTATTTATAACTTCCTTGGATTTTGTGAATCAAAATATGTATCTGTAAGAGGGGGTGATCTTTATTCAGTTAAATTATTCTAACACACATTCCTTTCAACTATATCCCAGAATGGATATTTCCCCTGCGTTTAATGTGAGAAGATTCCAGAACATAATGCGTGCGGTGGTTTATCTGATCTCAGTACATGTGTATGTAATATGGTGATAAAGTGGCCATCAGCCTTGCTGGAGGTATTACCTgttatctgtgttttctttcttgaagGACTGTGAAATTGCATACACACCCTGCAGCCATAGAGCAGGAGGTGTTGGATACAGACATAACCTGAGCACTGTAATACTCAGTCtgtgaatatatatttaatgattGATGCTTTATtagtctttttctttatttcccaaGGAGTTAGTAACCACTGGCCACggtgtgtttgcattttttcAGCAGATGATTACAATACATGTCTTTGTTTCAGAAATCCCTGCAGGAACATGTTTGTTGTGGATGTTTTCTATCAATTGCTCATCGTGGCTCCTTTGTCCACAGGGGGCAGTGTCAGTCTGACCGAGGTTCTGTCAGACTTCTGGTCCAGACTCGTGGAGCGGGTCTTCTCTCTGGTCAACCCTCAGTATCAGTTCAGCGAGGACTACCTGGAGTGCGTCAGCAAACACACGGAGCAGCTGCAGCCGTTTGGAGACGTGCCCCGCAAGCTGCGCGTACAAGTGTGTGGGCTCGGGATGGACACATGGTTGTGATTCAGTTAAACTGTGCAGGTCGTTGAGTTGTGACtgattttattctgttttctttccacaTTCAGGTATCCAGGGCTTTCATTGCAGCCAGAGCTCTATCTCAGGGCCTGGCTACAGGTCGGGATATCGTTAACAAAGCAACAAAGGTGACTGCGTCTTATTGGTTATTGTATTTGGTATCCACTTGTTTCAGGAGCAACATCAGGCTCATATGTGTAATAAACGTCCTTGTTGTGATAAATTTTAGTTACGCTACAAGGAGCTTTACAAGATGAAGCGATAAAAAACCATTAAAACAGTTTACATTTCAAACAATCAGCAATcaataaagtcaaataaaatatCATTGTATAAAAATCAATGTTATTAGGTgacttaaaaaataatagtaaaatcaGGCCAAAAGGCCAGTAAGCATTTAAAAGGTTGCACTACAGAAGAGTTTCTTTGTgttcatattatttatatatttcattctGGAGCTGCTGACATGCTCAGTTCCCTCGTGTAGTGATATTCATGGTAATATTGTGCCTTGTTTTTCAGTTGACAGCAGACTCTGATTGTGTGCGTGGCCTAATGCGTCAGTGGTACTGCCCTCTGTGTCGAGGGCAGCCCTCCCTGCGGCCCTGCCACTCCCTGTGCCTTAACGTGATGAAGGGCTGCTTAGCCAATCAGGCCGACCTCGACACCGAGTGGAACAATTTCATTGGTGGGTGAGCGCAGGGTGAACAATGTAACCCAGTATGTTTTTAAGTAGGTTTAGGGTCATTATACATGTGTGTAAAAGGTATTTATTATATACCTTTTGGTTTTGAATTATTTTAGATtcttcagaaaaaaaagaagatgttgAGGCTCAAGTGACATTTAAGTGCACTATCATTAATAAACGGAGCGGACGTAAAAGTAAAATCCTTTTATTGCTCCTCTGTCACTCATTCACTTTCCACTTCCTATTCCCCTAATGAATTCCTCCTCCATTAATCATTCATGCTTCTCTGCTCCTTTCCAATTGATCTGTCTTCCTGTGTTTCCTTTCCCCTTTCATCAAACCCACACATTCCctgcattttctttcttttcatgtgCAGCGCCTCCTCTCACCTTTCATCGCTCCATCCATGTCTGCTGCACCCAAATCCATTTCACCCCCTTTTCTTCAGCCGCCATTCATACCCCTTGTTTCTTTCTCCGCATCTTAAACACCTCAAACAGATGTAAATCAAATCTCTTCAGCAGGTTGAGCCCCTGAGAGACACCAGGAAGTGTTGTCTTGATGTTCATCAGAACAAAATGCCACCAACAGAGCTTATCGTTCAGTTTTTGCTTGAACACCCTGAGAATATGAACGAATgtggacataaaaaaaaaaaggtcatcaTCCTAccttctttatttctgtctcttcctctcagaTGCTCTTTACCAGGTTTCAGAGAAGTTGGAGGGGCCGTTCAACATGGAGCTTGCAGCCGACTCCATCTCTGTGAAGGTGTCAGAGGCCATCATGCACATGCAGGAAAACAGCGTCACCATCTCCACCAAAGTAAGAAAGAAATGATGTGCATATAAAAAAGGAACAGATATAGACAGTGAtgcatttttattgttttccgAGACTTTTGCAATCGTCTTGTTTTTACTGAATCTtgagaaaaacagattttattttgtgattCCCTCCACCATCTTAAAAAGGTCACTCTCTCATGTCAAAGCTATAATTTTACTTAatgtttaattataattttactCTCCCTGATGAGACATAATACAAGAAATTTGATGAGAATTATACACGGAGAGCTAAACATCTTCACAGGAGCTAATCCACCAGAGACTCTCACTTCTGAACAGAACCAGAAAAACTCTTTAATTTAGCTTTGTTTTACACTAACAGTGTTTGATTTATGGAGACTATGGAGAACCATCCCTACAACTGATGATTGTAGACACTGACTCCCAAAGCTTCTCTCTGCTTTCAATtacaacattaacattaatttaAATACACCTTCTGATGTTGAGCCTTATCGTTTTTAGTTCCTGAGCATCTAACTctataaaaacatttcaaaagctCATAAAGAGCAACTACATCTTTCTAGACAAGTGTTGTAAAATGACTTTTTGGCAAAAAGCCAGGAGATCCCTTACTTCtttgtttcatatttcatgataTTATCCCACACCCCTCAGCTGGTTATACTGGTCGCTGTCTCGTTGTGGTTTACCTCCAGGTGTTCCAGGGCTGTGGAAACCCCCGACCGACTCCCGGACGGACTCAACGCTCACCGAAAGAGTCCGGGGGAAACAGGAGGCCGTTCCGCACCTACAGCCCTGAAGAGAAACCCACCACTGCTGCAGGCACCAACCTGGATCGACTGGTGAGGAAGAAACATGTCCACTTTTTACATAGTTTAGTAGCTCTTcttataatacatttataatacattttgaaatagtTTGAACATGCATGACTTTATTGTAATGGCCACTTGGGGGAAGCAGAACAAGGTGTAAACACAGCACCGAAATATTATCACTTATTAAAGTTGTTGTGGTGTATTTGTTCGCCTAAACATATAGTCCTACAAATACTGAGTGAAGGGTCTGAGAGTTGAGTTGAGTGCAAAAATGAATACTCACATTCTTGGTTACTGAGTATAATGTTCATTGTAtcaataacaaaataattctACTGCAGGATTCATTTAGTTTATTAAAGCAAGGCTGTTGTATGCCTCTTTCTAAAAGTGCTGTTTCAGTCTACATATACGTCTTTTCACTAAGATAACACATTTACGAGGCAAGAAAGAGTTTTGTAAGGTctaagtgacctttgacctccaaattctaatcaggtcaCTCTTGAGTCCAAGTCAaggtttgtgccaaatttgaagaatttCCCTCGAGTTGTTTTTGAGATACCGTGTTCACAAGGATGATGCAGACAAGCAAACACTGAAACAATCAACAAGACAatagtttgttttgttatggTCACATGTTTGGGTTGGGTGTTATTTAAATTTATTACACTGAAGCTACAGTTAAGTAAAATGTTTGCTTTGTGCCTGCATCAGGGATCAGACATGACCACTGAGCAGAAAGCAGAAAGCAGTGagaggagaaaatgagagaTTAAAATAGtttcaaacaaacaatatgAGAGTGCAGCCGTCAGGGCCCAGACAGTTTCCCACTGACGAGAGTGAGCTGCAAAATAAAaccaagagcagaggagagagcaaagtacagtcattatttatttctatttataagATATAAAAGAAATGTGATTGAAAAACTGACCCATATTCAGTGCCATGTCAGTTTTTGACTTTGTCAGCACTGCACACTCCATATGCTTCCTCCATCCAGCCATAGCAAACAGGGAGAAAAGCCGGTGTGAGTCATAACCAGTTCCTTACCGCCTCCGCACAGGTTACCGAGCTGAAAGAGCGACTGCGGCCGATGCAGGGCTTCTGGGTGTCCCTCCCACACACCACCTGCAACGATGAGAGGCTGGCTGCCGACGTCACTAATGAGGAGCGCTGCTGGAACGGGCAGACCCGGGGGAGGTGAGGGGGATCAGAGcggggatggatggagggagggtgtGGTGGAGGCGGAGGTGGAGagtgggaaggagggagggagggattgtACAAAGGTGGCAGAATGCTACAGATGGAACTTGGTTTAATTTTGCCACCACCACATCCTCCATGTGTCGGCCTTCTGCAAAGATACACACCCTCACTGCACATCCGGGCTGATTTCAACTGCTTTGAAATGatctgtgttcatgtgtgagcGGTGTTTTCTTACATGAATTCCACCCGCGCCCACTCTCTCAGGTACCTGCCGGACGTGACGGGGGACGGTCTCGTCAGCCAGATCAACAACCCCGAGGTGGAGGTGGACATTGCGCGGCCGGATGTGAGGACCAGACAACTGATCATGGAGCTGAGGGTGGCGACCAACAAACTGCGACACGCTCAGAGCGGACAAGACATGGACTTCATGGACAGTGAGTGTTCCTGATGCTGGATATTTATAAATCTGCATATATCTTGAGTGTATGTTATATACTGGTACATTTTAGAGGTAAATTGAAATGAAGTGTGAAGATCTGGAACGAGATAGATTATTCTTtcttagtttttctttcttcaaatgtattttgtcGTCTATGAAATGGACAGTATGACATcacaaataatataatatttgctCAAAGTTCACCTAGTGGATAATTTAGTCCCCTATCAAAGCCAGGTAAGTGAAAGTTGAGGCGGGAGTTTCCTACATGTGCGAGAagcggttgaccaatcacaacagagtgggccagatgaccaatcagagcagactgggcttatTGGGAGgcgggccttaaagagacagtagctaaaaccaagtgtttcagacagaggctgaaaagaggagctgcagcaattggCAGTGAGAAAAGTGGTGTGTTTCTGAACATTGAGGGTGTGAACCTTTTTAAGTAATAACTCTATCTTATTGTACACGTGAGAAATCTCTTCTCTTGTTCCAGGTGAGGAGGGCAGTGGTTCAGGGGGAGGGGATTACGGTGAAAGGTACAATGATGACTGGCCGGGCTATGGGCCTAACTCCCCCTCTTATAACAAACCCCCTCGTAACCCGGACTCCAACCCCGCAAAGCCTCCTCGGGTCCGAGAGAAAGGCGGCTCCAAGTGGAACAGGAACAACGGCCATGGACGGGTTCGTTCTGCGACCAGCAGGCTCACGTCCTCGCTGCTATCTTTGTGTTCTTTCCTGGTCACTGTTGCCCCCATGTGGAGATAACCGGTTATTACAGAGTAGAGGTTTTCTGTCTTACTGAGTCTCAAGCACATTGTTGAACAAAATAAGtcattccttttttttacaccagcgaaaaacaaaaacaaagataaaacaggTTAATTTAGCAATA encodes the following:
- the gpc2 gene encoding glypican-2, giving the protein MDPRLSVRRYPLLVLLCAAAALSGTRSPVAAAGRSCADTRQVYAEKGYGTDTAPLTQISGEHLRLCPQDYTCCSSQMEETLALQSERDFMKAVEENSQFLLTTFSQRHRRFDEFFREIIDLSEKSVNQMFTKTYGLLFTQNAHVFQELFVELRRYYSGGSVSLTEVLSDFWSRLVERVFSLVNPQYQFSEDYLECVSKHTEQLQPFGDVPRKLRVQVSRAFIAARALSQGLATGRDIVNKATKLTADSDCVRGLMRQWYCPLCRGQPSLRPCHSLCLNVMKGCLANQADLDTEWNNFIDALYQVSEKLEGPFNMELAADSISVKVSEAIMHMQENSVTISTKVFQGCGNPRPTPGRTQRSPKESGGNRRPFRTYSPEEKPTTAAGTNLDRLVTELKERLRPMQGFWVSLPHTTCNDERLAADVTNEERCWNGQTRGRYLPDVTGDGLVSQINNPEVEVDIARPDVRTRQLIMELRVATNKLRHAQSGQDMDFMDSEEGSGSGGGDYGERYNDDWPGYGPNSPSYNKPPRNPDSNPAKPPRVREKGGSKWNRNNGHGRVRSATSRLTSSLLSLCSFLVTVAPMWR